A window from Micromonospora profundi encodes these proteins:
- a CDS encoding VOC family protein produces the protein MAREVQITFDAADPGALAAFWADTLGYEVQGPPGDFESWDQALEAMGVPPENRNDASAVVDPAGSGPRLFFQRVPEGKQAKNRVHLDVRTAPGLTGDERMAALEAEADRLVGRGASRLARHEPAPPLNAGHLVLADPEGNEFCLD, from the coding sequence ATGGCCCGCGAGGTGCAGATAACGTTCGACGCCGCCGACCCGGGCGCACTTGCCGCGTTCTGGGCCGACACCCTCGGCTACGAGGTGCAGGGCCCGCCGGGCGACTTCGAGTCCTGGGATCAGGCGCTGGAGGCGATGGGCGTGCCGCCGGAGAACCGCAACGACGCCTCGGCGGTCGTCGACCCCGCCGGGTCGGGGCCACGCCTGTTCTTCCAGCGGGTGCCCGAGGGCAAGCAGGCCAAGAACCGCGTACACCTCGACGTGCGGACCGCCCCCGGGCTGACCGGCGACGAACGGATGGCGGCGCTGGAGGCGGAGGCCGACCGGCTCGTCGGGCGCGGTGCCAGCCGGCTCGCGCGGCACGAGCCCGCTCCCCCGCTCAACGCCGGTCACCTCGTGCTGGCCGACCCCGAGGGCAACGAGTTCTGCCTCGACTGA
- a CDS encoding helix-turn-helix transcriptional regulator, with product MTVEATTERVLRMLALLQRRSSWTADELAAEFGVTARCVRRDVQRLRTLGYPVHGTSGVGGGYRLGAGTRLPPLLLDDEEAIATAVSLRLASGGTVAGAGEAALRALTKLDQVMPARLRAEVRAVHGATDTLIGPVVEIDAELLVTLARACRDAVRVRFRYAGRDGADRERTVEPIRMVTTGRRWYLMARDVDRDDWRTFRLDRMRDAVTTTWRFRLGEHPDPVAFVQRSVTGAPYRYLARVRVHAPSERVRELVPPQVGRVEDDGDGWCLLVVGGETLDWLAAHIARLGLDVQVLEPPELRQAAAQLAHRLAAMAGAAPGSPGVAAPGDVA from the coding sequence GTGACCGTGGAGGCGACGACCGAGCGGGTGCTGCGGATGCTGGCGCTGCTCCAGCGGCGGTCGTCCTGGACCGCCGACGAACTCGCCGCCGAGTTCGGCGTCACCGCACGTTGCGTCCGCCGCGACGTGCAACGCCTGCGCACTCTCGGCTACCCGGTGCACGGCACGTCGGGCGTCGGCGGTGGCTACCGCCTCGGCGCGGGCACCCGGCTGCCACCGCTGCTGCTCGACGACGAGGAGGCGATCGCGACAGCTGTCTCCCTGCGGCTGGCGTCCGGAGGTACGGTCGCCGGTGCGGGCGAGGCGGCGCTGCGGGCGCTGACGAAGCTGGACCAGGTGATGCCGGCGCGGCTGCGCGCGGAGGTGCGGGCCGTGCACGGCGCCACCGACACCCTCATCGGACCGGTCGTCGAGATCGACGCGGAGCTGCTGGTGACGCTCGCCCGCGCCTGCCGCGACGCGGTGCGGGTGCGGTTCCGGTACGCCGGCCGTGACGGTGCCGACCGGGAACGGACTGTCGAGCCGATCCGCATGGTCACGACCGGCCGCCGCTGGTATCTGATGGCGCGGGACGTCGACCGCGACGACTGGCGCACGTTCCGCCTGGACCGGATGCGCGACGCGGTCACCACTACCTGGCGCTTCCGCCTGGGCGAGCACCCGGACCCTGTCGCGTTCGTGCAGCGGTCCGTGACCGGGGCGCCGTACCGGTATCTCGCCCGGGTGCGGGTGCACGCCCCGTCCGAGCGGGTGCGGGAGCTGGTGCCGCCCCAGGTCGGGCGGGTCGAGGACGACGGCGACGGGTGGTGCCTGCTGGTCGTCGGAGGCGAGACCCTGGACTGGCTCGCCGCGCACATCGCACGCCTGGGCCTCGACGTGCAGGTGTTGGAGCCTCCAGAGCTGCGTCAGGCCGCCGCCCAGCTCGCCCACCGCCTGGCGGCGATGGCCGGCGCCGCGCCGGGGTCACCAGGCGTCGCGGCACCGGGCGACGTGGCCTAG
- a CDS encoding GNAT family N-acetyltransferase, with product MLIRRETPADVDAIRAVHSAAFAAAGGGDGVPVEATLVDALRGDEGWLAAYSLVATDSDGQVVGHVVATRGRVAGQPVALGLGPVGVLPDWQRRGVGSALMHAVLGAADARDEPLVVLLGHPDYYPRFGFRPAVELGITPPQPWGPQYFQARPLNAWRESIRGEFRYARPFEDL from the coding sequence GTGCTGATCAGACGCGAGACACCCGCCGACGTCGATGCCATTCGGGCGGTGCACTCCGCTGCCTTTGCCGCGGCGGGCGGCGGTGACGGCGTGCCAGTCGAGGCGACGCTTGTCGACGCGCTGCGCGGCGACGAGGGCTGGCTGGCCGCGTACTCCCTGGTGGCGACCGATTCGGACGGCCAGGTGGTGGGGCACGTGGTGGCCACCCGGGGTCGGGTGGCCGGCCAGCCGGTGGCGCTGGGCCTGGGGCCGGTCGGGGTGCTCCCCGACTGGCAGCGGCGCGGCGTGGGCAGCGCCTTGATGCACGCGGTGCTCGGCGCGGCCGACGCGCGCGACGAGCCGCTGGTGGTGCTGCTCGGGCACCCCGACTACTACCCGCGCTTCGGGTTCCGTCCCGCCGTCGAGTTGGGCATCACCCCGCCGCAGCCGTGGGGTCCCCAATACTTCCAGGCACGGCCGTTGAACGCCTGGCGCGAATCGATCCGCGGAGAGTTCCGCTATGCCCGACCGTTCGAAGACCTGTGA